The Paraburkholderia acidisoli genome contains a region encoding:
- a CDS encoding DUF817 domain-containing protein, which yields MELPAQRAAERHATKRQPGAWVEDVVSRLVRDNARRSGPGAAWRVLVAFGVKQAWVCLFGGLMVALLIASHLGYPRDAALPRYDALTIAAVVIQIALVALRLETWDEVAVILMFHVAGTGMELFKTAVGSWIYPEFAYLRIGGVPLFTGFMYASVGSYITRACRGFDLRFAHHPPLAVTAALSVAIYANFFTHHYIVDLRYPIMALIALAFRRCTVYFTIGAAQHRMPMLLAFFLIATFIWFAENLGTYSQAWLYPNQMQGWSLVSFGKLGSWFMLTIMSYVMVTLVNRPRAPRH from the coding sequence ATGGAACTCCCCGCACAACGAGCCGCCGAGCGGCACGCCACGAAGCGGCAACCCGGCGCCTGGGTCGAAGACGTGGTGAGCCGTCTGGTGCGCGACAACGCGCGGCGCAGCGGGCCGGGCGCGGCGTGGCGCGTATTGGTGGCGTTCGGCGTGAAGCAGGCGTGGGTGTGCCTGTTCGGCGGCCTGATGGTGGCGCTGCTGATCGCGAGCCATCTTGGGTATCCGCGTGACGCCGCGCTGCCGCGCTATGACGCGCTCACGATCGCCGCTGTCGTCATCCAGATCGCGCTGGTCGCCTTGCGGCTCGAAACGTGGGACGAAGTTGCCGTGATCCTCATGTTCCATGTCGCGGGCACCGGCATGGAGCTGTTCAAGACGGCGGTCGGTTCGTGGATCTATCCGGAATTCGCGTATCTGCGCATTGGCGGCGTGCCGCTCTTCACGGGCTTCATGTACGCCTCGGTCGGCAGCTACATCACGCGGGCGTGCCGCGGTTTCGATCTGCGTTTCGCGCATCATCCGCCGCTCGCGGTCACGGCCGCGCTGTCCGTTGCCATTTACGCAAACTTCTTCACGCATCACTACATTGTCGATTTGCGCTATCCGATCATGGCGCTGATCGCGCTCGCGTTCCGGCGCTGCACGGTGTATTTCACGATCGGCGCGGCGCAACACCGCATGCCGATGCTGCTCGCGTTCTTCCTGATCGCCACCTTCATCTGGTTCGCGGAAAACCTCGGCACCTATAGCCAGGCGTGGCTCTATCCGAACCAGATGCAGGGCTGGAGCCTCGTGTCGTTCGGCAAGCTCGGCTCGTGGTTCATGCTGACCATCATGAGTTACGTGATGGTCACGCTCGTCAACCGGCCGCGCGCGCCGCGACATTAA
- a CDS encoding branched-chain amino acid ABC transporter substrate-binding protein — translation MQHTMKQLAGATLVAAVSLAGTAHAQQADDVKIGFAGPMTGAQAHYGKDFQNGITLAVEEMNATKPVIGGKPVHFVLDSADDQADPRTGTTVAQKLVDDGIKGMLGHFNSGTTIPASRIYANAGIPEIAMATAPEYTQQGFKTTFRMMTSDTQQGSVAGTFAVKNLGLKKIVVIDDRTAYGQGLADEFTKAAKAAGGNIIDREYTNDKAVDFKSVLTKAKAMNPDLVYFGGADSQAAPMVKQMKSLGIKAPLMGGEMVHTPTFLQIAGDAANGTVASLAGLPLDQMPGGKDYVEKYKKRFNEDVQTYSPYAYDGAMAMFAAMKKANSTDPAKYLPFLAKTDMQAVTTSHLAYDAKGDLKNGGITLYKVVDGKWTTLQSVGGK, via the coding sequence ATGCAACACACCATGAAGCAGCTGGCAGGCGCAACGCTTGTTGCGGCCGTGTCGCTGGCGGGGACTGCGCACGCGCAACAGGCTGACGACGTCAAGATTGGTTTCGCCGGCCCGATGACGGGCGCCCAGGCGCACTACGGCAAGGACTTCCAGAACGGCATCACGCTCGCCGTGGAAGAAATGAACGCGACAAAGCCGGTGATCGGCGGCAAGCCGGTGCACTTCGTGCTGGATTCGGCCGACGACCAGGCCGACCCGCGCACGGGCACGACCGTCGCGCAGAAGCTCGTCGACGACGGCATCAAGGGCATGCTCGGCCACTTCAACTCGGGCACGACGATCCCGGCTTCGCGCATCTACGCGAACGCGGGCATTCCCGAAATCGCCATGGCCACGGCGCCCGAATACACGCAGCAAGGCTTCAAGACCACGTTCCGCATGATGACCTCGGACACGCAGCAAGGTTCGGTCGCGGGCACGTTCGCGGTGAAGAACCTCGGTCTGAAGAAGATCGTCGTGATCGACGACCGCACGGCTTACGGCCAGGGTCTCGCCGACGAATTCACGAAGGCCGCGAAGGCAGCGGGCGGCAACATCATCGACCGTGAATACACCAACGACAAGGCCGTCGACTTCAAGTCGGTCCTGACGAAGGCGAAGGCGATGAACCCGGATCTGGTGTACTTCGGCGGCGCCGACTCGCAAGCCGCGCCGATGGTCAAGCAGATGAAGTCGCTCGGCATCAAGGCCCCGCTGATGGGCGGCGAAATGGTCCACACGCCCACGTTCCTGCAGATCGCGGGCGACGCGGCGAACGGCACGGTGGCGTCGCTCGCCGGCCTGCCGCTCGACCAGATGCCTGGCGGCAAGGACTACGTCGAGAAGTACAAGAAGCGCTTCAACGAAGACGTGCAAACGTACTCGCCGTACGCCTACGACGGCGCGATGGCCATGTTCGCGGCCATGAAGAAGGCCAACTCGACGGACCCGGCGAAGTACCTGCCGTTCCTCGCGAAGACCGACATGCAGGCCGTCACCACGTCGCATCTCGCGTACGACGCGAAGGGCGACCTGAAGAACGGCGGCATCACGCTGTACAAGGTCGTCGACGGCAAGTGGACGACGCTGCAAAGCGTGGGCGGCAAGTAA